One Dysosmobacter welbionis DNA segment encodes these proteins:
- a CDS encoding SH3 domain-containing protein: MPKIYLSPSTQDWNMYVTGSGSEEYNMNLLADALVPYLLSNGIQYQRNRPEMTAGSSIREANQGEYDLYLALHSNAAPEGRYGEERGIIAFYYPGSVGGQRAAELIAQELRKIYPLPNKVTTRPTTSLGEVRQPRFPSVLLEIGYHDNYSDATWLEGHWDAIAQQIARGLTEYFGLPFIYPMDPMQGTVSVSNGTLNLRDYPSSSGKVIANLPNGAAVTIYGEWNGWYVVHYGDQVGYAAAAYINT, translated from the coding sequence ATGCCCAAGATCTATCTGAGCCCGTCCACTCAGGACTGGAACATGTACGTTACCGGCAGCGGGTCCGAGGAGTACAACATGAACCTGCTGGCAGACGCCCTGGTGCCCTATCTGCTCTCCAACGGCATCCAGTACCAGCGCAACCGGCCGGAGATGACTGCCGGCAGCTCCATCCGGGAGGCCAATCAGGGGGAGTATGACCTGTATCTGGCGCTCCACTCCAACGCCGCCCCAGAGGGGCGCTATGGCGAGGAACGGGGCATTATTGCCTTCTATTACCCCGGCAGCGTGGGCGGTCAGCGGGCCGCAGAGCTCATCGCCCAGGAGCTGCGGAAGATCTATCCATTGCCCAACAAGGTCACTACCCGCCCCACCACTTCACTGGGAGAGGTCCGCCAGCCCCGGTTTCCCTCTGTACTGCTGGAGATCGGCTACCACGACAATTACAGCGACGCCACCTGGCTGGAGGGCCACTGGGATGCCATCGCCCAGCAGATTGCCCGGGGCCTGACGGAGTATTTCGGCCTGCCCTTTATCTACCCCATGGACCCGATGCAGGGCACCGTGTCTGTGAGCAACGGCACGCTGAACCTGCGGGACTATCCATCCTCCTCCGGCAAGGTGATCGCCAACCTTCCCAACGGCGCCGCTGTTACGATCTACGGCGAATGGAACGGCTGGTATGTGGTGCACTACGGGGATCAGGTGGGGTATGCCGCCGCGGCATACATCAATACGTGA
- a CDS encoding class I SAM-dependent rRNA methyltransferase — translation MKAERNYPRYTVTAKAEAAILRGHPWVYDAEITATEGQAENGGLVDVISKKGRYLGTGFLSEQSKIRVRLVSRNANDQFDAAFWRRKLQWAWEYRKRVMSPEDLDACRIIFGEADAFPGLTVDKFHDLLSVQVLSVGMERIQDILLPALAELLRADGFPIRGILLRNDVALREKEGLPQGKGWYPLPGEAAPDSAVTEITENGVKYLVDVENGQKTGFFLDQKYNRRAVGRIARGRTVLDCFTHTGSFALNAAMGGAKHVTAVDVSESAVEMARANAARNGLTGAVDCVAANVFDLLPALEKEPKRYDFIILDPPAFTKSRRTVANAISGYKEINYRAMKLLPRGGLLATCSCSHFATEEKFAAMLHSAARDAGVQLRQIEARQQACDHPILWGVEETNYLKFYLFQVV, via the coding sequence ATGAAAGCGGAACGGAATTACCCCAGATACACCGTCACGGCCAAAGCGGAGGCCGCCATCCTCCGGGGCCACCCCTGGGTCTATGACGCAGAAATTACAGCCACAGAGGGACAGGCGGAAAACGGCGGCCTGGTGGACGTGATCAGCAAAAAGGGCCGGTATCTGGGTACGGGCTTTTTGTCGGAACAGTCCAAGATCCGGGTGCGGCTGGTGTCCCGCAACGCCAATGACCAGTTCGACGCCGCCTTCTGGCGCCGGAAGCTTCAGTGGGCCTGGGAATACCGGAAGCGCGTGATGTCTCCGGAGGACCTGGACGCCTGCCGGATCATCTTCGGGGAGGCAGATGCCTTTCCCGGACTGACGGTGGACAAGTTCCACGACCTGCTGTCCGTCCAGGTGCTGTCCGTGGGCATGGAGCGGATCCAGGACATCCTGCTGCCGGCGCTGGCGGAGCTCCTCCGGGCGGACGGGTTCCCGATCCGCGGGATCCTTCTCCGGAACGACGTGGCCCTGCGGGAGAAGGAGGGGCTGCCCCAGGGCAAGGGGTGGTATCCCCTGCCGGGGGAAGCGGCGCCGGATTCTGCAGTGACGGAGATCACGGAGAACGGCGTGAAATATCTGGTAGACGTGGAGAACGGCCAGAAGACCGGGTTCTTCCTGGACCAGAAGTACAACCGCCGGGCGGTGGGGCGCATCGCCCGGGGCAGGACGGTGCTGGACTGCTTCACCCACACCGGATCCTTCGCTCTGAACGCCGCGATGGGCGGGGCGAAGCACGTCACCGCCGTGGATGTGTCGGAGTCCGCCGTGGAGATGGCCCGGGCCAACGCGGCGCGCAACGGCCTCACCGGCGCAGTGGACTGCGTGGCCGCCAACGTGTTCGACCTGCTGCCCGCGCTGGAGAAGGAGCCGAAGCGGTACGACTTCATCATCCTGGACCCGCCGGCCTTCACCAAGTCCCGCAGGACCGTTGCCAACGCCATCTCCGGGTATAAGGAGATCAACTACCGGGCCATGAAGCTGCTGCCCCGGGGCGGTCTTCTCGCCACCTGCTCCTGCTCCCACTTCGCCACGGAGGAGAAGTTCGCAGCCATGCTCCACAGCGCCGCCCGGGACGCCGGAGTGCAGCTGCGGCAGATCGAGGCCCGGCAGCAGGCCTGCGACCACCCCATCCTCTGGGGCGTCGAGGAGACGAATTATCTGAAGTTCTACCTGTTCCAGGTGGTATGA
- a CDS encoding S-layer homology domain-containing protein, with the protein MKRRIMTFLLAVCMAVSLLAVPAGAANTAAVTFSDVGDKSTAVAVESLRLLGVLDGYGDGTFRPGTVLTRAQFCKMAVYAMNGSNELGRYRTVTVFSDVKPSYWAAPYINMAAKGKNIISGYADGKFHPDRTVTVGQAVTILLRMLGYKDEDVGGVWPDSYMAEAALIGLTDGVSGTGNEGLTRGQAAKLFLNLLRADQKEGGSYLATLGETRTGQMLVSSTADGPRGAGTALQMASGAVYSLADGKVSNGMLNGTKGTLLLSKNGNEALTFVPDSVGSSKVVVLSTAKATELTDTTGTKYVMDNDTGVYYNGKESVWSEVYSWLNAGTSLTLYLDAGGGVDYVFVGGGGTTSNEAVIIYEKGSTSGFSSLAGGTSGYAIYKNGLPATAGDMRKYDVATYSSTTNSIRVCDTRITGYYEECYPNPKEPTKITVLGYEFNVLPTAMQTVSQFKPGDQITLLLTEDNQVAGAVAASGNTATGNAIGIAEVSSGSATVDLLCGIQVKGSVSLSASDVERLNGQLVRVSSSRKGGLSLTRLTGGVSGELNVAERKLGSRNLADNVVVFQNDGSGLTAISLSQIADGSVPASQITYAGTDWAGRVKVIVLNSAIGGGYIFGRANYTANYDEEGNREGNAQLSVEYGAGKSTPTFETGYVVRNGDIVGITIVTSGNTQRIGSLVYPDELRNVPNTAWSGKGAVTVNGRTYTVPASVPCYNTQTKSWVTLTEARAYADSATLYVYQGVVRFLEVG; encoded by the coding sequence ATGAAGAGACGAATCATGACATTTCTGCTGGCCGTGTGCATGGCGGTTTCCCTGCTGGCGGTGCCGGCGGGGGCGGCCAATACCGCAGCAGTCACATTTTCCGATGTCGGGGACAAGAGCACGGCAGTGGCGGTGGAATCCCTGCGTCTGCTCGGTGTGCTGGACGGCTATGGGGATGGGACCTTCCGCCCCGGCACTGTCCTCACCCGGGCGCAGTTCTGCAAGATGGCGGTCTACGCCATGAACGGCAGCAATGAGCTGGGACGCTACCGGACCGTCACGGTATTTTCGGATGTGAAGCCCTCTTATTGGGCGGCGCCGTATATCAACATGGCCGCCAAGGGCAAAAACATCATCTCCGGCTACGCAGACGGGAAATTCCACCCCGACCGCACGGTGACCGTGGGCCAGGCGGTGACCATCCTGCTGCGGATGCTGGGCTACAAGGACGAAGACGTCGGCGGCGTCTGGCCGGACAGCTATATGGCGGAAGCCGCGCTCATCGGCCTGACCGACGGCGTCAGCGGAACTGGAAACGAGGGCCTGACCCGCGGACAGGCGGCCAAGCTCTTTTTGAATCTGCTTCGGGCGGACCAGAAAGAGGGCGGCAGCTATCTCGCCACACTGGGCGAGACCCGGACGGGGCAGATGCTGGTCTCCTCCACGGCTGACGGACCGCGGGGCGCCGGAACGGCGCTGCAGATGGCCTCCGGCGCAGTTTACTCCCTGGCGGACGGCAAGGTCTCCAACGGCATGCTCAACGGCACCAAGGGGACACTGCTGCTCAGCAAGAACGGTAATGAAGCCCTGACCTTTGTGCCGGATTCCGTGGGCAGCAGCAAGGTCGTGGTCCTCTCCACGGCCAAGGCCACGGAGCTGACGGATACCACCGGTACCAAGTACGTTATGGACAACGACACCGGCGTCTACTACAACGGCAAGGAGTCCGTGTGGAGCGAGGTCTACTCCTGGCTGAACGCGGGCACCTCCCTGACGCTGTATCTGGATGCAGGCGGCGGTGTGGACTATGTGTTCGTCGGCGGCGGCGGGACCACGTCCAACGAGGCGGTCATCATCTATGAGAAGGGGTCCACCTCGGGCTTCAGCTCTCTGGCCGGCGGCACCAGCGGATACGCCATCTACAAGAACGGCCTGCCCGCCACGGCCGGGGATATGCGCAAGTACGACGTGGCAACCTATTCCAGCACCACCAACTCCATCCGCGTGTGCGACACCCGGATTACCGGCTACTATGAGGAATGTTATCCCAATCCCAAGGAGCCCACGAAGATCACGGTCCTGGGCTATGAGTTCAACGTGCTGCCCACCGCTATGCAGACGGTCTCCCAGTTCAAGCCCGGCGACCAGATCACTCTGCTCCTGACCGAGGACAATCAGGTGGCCGGCGCGGTGGCGGCCAGCGGCAACACGGCCACCGGCAATGCCATCGGCATCGCCGAGGTCTCCAGCGGAAGCGCCACGGTGGACCTGCTCTGCGGCATCCAGGTGAAGGGCTCGGTCAGTCTCTCCGCCAGCGATGTGGAGCGGCTGAACGGCCAGCTGGTGCGGGTCTCCTCCAGCCGGAAGGGCGGCCTGTCCCTGACACGCCTGACGGGCGGCGTCTCCGGCGAGCTGAATGTGGCGGAGCGCAAGCTGGGCAGCCGGAATCTGGCGGACAATGTGGTTGTCTTCCAGAACGACGGCAGCGGCCTCACCGCCATCAGCCTGTCCCAGATCGCGGACGGCAGCGTGCCCGCTTCCCAGATCACCTACGCCGGCACCGACTGGGCAGGCAGGGTGAAGGTCATCGTGCTGAATTCCGCCATCGGCGGCGGCTACATCTTCGGCCGCGCCAACTATACCGCGAACTATGACGAAGAGGGCAACCGGGAGGGCAATGCCCAGCTGTCTGTGGAATACGGTGCGGGCAAGAGCACGCCCACCTTTGAGACCGGCTATGTGGTGCGCAACGGCGACATCGTGGGCATCACCATCGTCACCTCTGGAAACACCCAGCGGATCGGCAGCCTGGTCTATCCTGACGAGCTGCGGAACGTGCCCAACACCGCTTGGAGCGGCAAGGGCGCCGTCACGGTGAACGGCCGGACCTACACGGTCCCTGCCAGCGTCCCCTGCTACAACACGCAGACCAAGAGCTGGGTCACCCTCACTGAGGCCAGAGCCTATGCAGACAGCGCCACGCTGTATGTGTACCAGGGCGTGGTCCGCTTCCTGGAAGTGGGCTGA
- a CDS encoding ABC transporter permease, whose amino-acid sequence MNIQQAVKMAWKSIWGKKGRSALTMLGIIIGIAAVMTIVSAINGYTEKTMEQYEAMGSNKLTVNIWNYLYDEDGNSLGQDYFPALYDYCNSIKEYVLGVTPQAYCNATVVYGTKSTANMSYNYDENGNLTGDVPPSIYYGSDQYSICNNLTLASGRDLSVLDIRGYKQVCVLGDRAAKIFFDAADPVGKVLQLNGQSFEVVGVYAPRLTGESASASQIDNVIILPYTARRVLGGDAPEQFIVKTRSSEDMIEASSRIGGFLKGVVNPNAGGFQVDQENSWQQEQNKQMGMISLILGGIAAISLLVGGIGIMNIMLVTVTERTREIGIRRAIGAERSSIVIQFLIEAAMLCGIGGIIGILIGTGGSLLVGRLMFQMTIYPAAWITLCAFTLSVALGILFGIYPAAKAARLQPVEALRAE is encoded by the coding sequence TTGAATATCCAACAGGCCGTGAAGATGGCGTGGAAGTCCATCTGGGGCAAAAAGGGCCGGTCCGCCCTGACCATGCTGGGCATCATCATCGGCATCGCGGCGGTGATGACCATCGTGTCCGCCATCAACGGCTATACGGAAAAGACCATGGAGCAGTACGAGGCCATGGGCAGCAACAAGCTCACCGTCAACATCTGGAACTACCTGTATGACGAAGATGGCAACAGCCTGGGTCAGGATTACTTTCCGGCGCTGTACGACTACTGCAACAGCATCAAGGAGTATGTGCTGGGCGTGACGCCCCAGGCGTACTGCAACGCCACGGTGGTATACGGGACCAAGAGCACCGCCAATATGAGCTATAATTACGATGAAAACGGCAATCTCACCGGCGACGTGCCGCCCAGCATTTACTACGGCAGCGACCAGTACAGCATCTGCAACAACCTGACGCTGGCCTCCGGCCGGGACCTGTCCGTGTTGGACATCCGGGGCTACAAGCAGGTATGTGTGCTGGGGGACCGGGCGGCAAAGATCTTCTTCGACGCCGCGGACCCCGTGGGCAAGGTGCTCCAGCTCAACGGGCAGAGCTTTGAGGTGGTGGGGGTCTATGCCCCCCGCCTTACCGGTGAAAGCGCATCCGCCAGCCAGATCGACAATGTCATCATTCTGCCCTACACCGCCCGCCGGGTGCTGGGCGGCGACGCACCGGAGCAGTTCATCGTGAAGACCCGCAGCAGCGAGGACATGATCGAGGCCAGCTCCCGCATCGGCGGCTTTTTGAAGGGAGTGGTTAATCCCAACGCAGGCGGCTTCCAGGTGGACCAGGAGAACTCCTGGCAACAGGAGCAGAACAAGCAGATGGGCATGATCTCCCTGATTCTGGGCGGTATCGCCGCCATCAGCCTGCTGGTGGGCGGCATCGGCATCATGAACATCATGCTGGTGACCGTCACCGAACGGACCCGGGAGATCGGCATCCGCCGGGCCATTGGTGCCGAGCGGAGCAGCATCGTCATCCAGTTCCTCATCGAGGCGGCCATGCTCTGCGGAATCGGCGGCATCATCGGCATCCTCATCGGCACCGGCGGCAGCCTGCTGGTGGGACGGCTGATGTTCCAGATGACCATCTACCCGGCGGCGTGGATTACCCTGTGCGCCTTTACGCTGTCGGTGGCGCTGGGAATTTTGTTCGGCATTTATCCGGCGGCAAAGGCCGCCAGGCTCCAGCCCGTGGAAGCACTGCGGGCAGAATGA
- a CDS encoding ABC transporter ATP-binding protein, producing MAKNLVELRDVYKIYGEGRESEVRALDGVSLTIGKGEFVAVVGQSGSGKSTMMNVLGCLDIPTRGTYLLGGTDVRELTDKELSHIRNKQIGFIFQQYNLIQSLTVLENVELPLIYQGVNADDRRDMALEALARVGLANRIKHRPVEMSGGQQQRVAIARAIATKPPIIMADEPTGALDSHTGQEVLKFLQELNKEGSTVILITHDNGIAATARRVIRLADGRIIEDREQEVDWL from the coding sequence ATGGCGAAGAACTTAGTAGAGCTGCGGGACGTCTATAAGATCTATGGCGAAGGGCGGGAGAGCGAGGTACGGGCCCTGGACGGCGTCTCCCTGACCATCGGAAAGGGCGAGTTCGTGGCGGTGGTGGGCCAGTCCGGCTCCGGCAAGTCCACCATGATGAACGTGCTGGGCTGCCTAGACATCCCCACCCGGGGGACGTATCTCCTGGGTGGAACGGACGTCCGGGAGCTGACGGACAAGGAGCTGTCCCACATCCGCAACAAGCAGATCGGCTTTATCTTTCAGCAGTACAACCTGATCCAGAGCCTGACGGTGCTGGAAAATGTGGAACTGCCCCTGATCTACCAGGGGGTGAATGCCGATGACCGCCGGGACATGGCCCTGGAGGCCCTGGCCCGGGTGGGGCTGGCGAACCGCATCAAGCACCGGCCGGTGGAGATGTCCGGTGGCCAGCAGCAGCGGGTGGCCATTGCGCGGGCCATCGCCACCAAGCCTCCCATCATCATGGCCGACGAGCCCACCGGCGCACTGGACTCCCACACCGGGCAGGAGGTGCTGAAATTCCTCCAGGAGCTGAACAAGGAGGGCAGCACCGTCATTCTCATCACCCATGATAACGGCATCGCCGCCACGGCCCGGCGGGTCATCCGCCTGGCGGACGGCAGAATCATTGAGGACCGGGAGCAGGAGGTGGACTGGCTTTGA
- a CDS encoding HlyD family efflux transporter periplasmic adaptor subunit yields MAEVKDLENVEQEATAPAMEETAADSAAPAETRVNLKARWQAIPRKKRRRIIRLCILALLLVIAAVVLLKVLGGKSSDEGEVVTDIVQYGSITSTVQGSGLTKAKSSETITITTVGTVVDVLVAEGETVTAGTPLFTIDSPAAETAVQKARSNVEGYEKQLSQAQKDIAGLNLSAGYAGKLMETVTLNPGDSITKGQKVAVLSDDTRLRLEQYYSYAYAGDLQVGQTVNVSIPALMTSVPGTVEAVHMVSRITPEGSKLFSADIIVENEGALTADMVASATATVNGETVYPYEAGKLAYYRTGDLVSTVDGTVISSNLVDYLQVAPGQVLVRIDGEESESQLFTIQQNLDTAREELKTAEENLANCNAKAPIDGMVIGLTIQPGDEIAANTAVVTISDTSSVVITANVDERNISYIKPGMPVELSQWGTPAFGTVETVSLSSTVNNGVATYPITISADNSEGTLQVNSYIDYTLTASENDNCLVLPLQCVRTVTQEDGSTVNVVFVKGSRPDNAIETPTLSEEIPEGFWAVPVEIGISDNSNVEIKSGVEEGTEVFTQIQSLQAWG; encoded by the coding sequence ATGGCTGAAGTCAAAGACCTGGAGAATGTAGAACAGGAAGCGACCGCTCCGGCGATGGAGGAGACGGCGGCGGACAGCGCCGCCCCCGCGGAGACGCGCGTAAACCTGAAGGCCCGGTGGCAGGCGATCCCGCGGAAGAAGCGGCGCCGGATCATCCGCCTGTGCATACTGGCACTGCTGCTGGTGATCGCCGCGGTGGTGCTGCTGAAAGTGCTGGGCGGCAAGAGCAGCGATGAGGGAGAGGTGGTCACCGACATTGTGCAGTACGGTTCCATCACCTCCACGGTCCAGGGCAGCGGCCTGACCAAGGCCAAGAGCAGTGAGACAATCACCATCACCACTGTCGGCACAGTGGTGGATGTGCTGGTGGCGGAGGGTGAGACGGTGACTGCCGGCACGCCGCTGTTCACCATCGACTCTCCGGCGGCAGAGACCGCCGTGCAGAAGGCCCGGAGCAATGTGGAGGGCTATGAGAAACAGCTCTCCCAGGCCCAGAAAGACATCGCAGGACTGAATCTCTCCGCCGGCTATGCCGGCAAGCTGATGGAGACCGTGACGCTGAATCCCGGTGATTCCATCACCAAGGGCCAGAAGGTGGCGGTCCTCTCCGACGATACCCGTCTGCGGCTGGAGCAGTATTACAGCTACGCCTATGCGGGCGACCTGCAGGTGGGACAGACGGTGAATGTTTCGATCCCTGCCCTGATGACCTCCGTTCCCGGCACGGTGGAGGCGGTCCACATGGTCAGCCGCATCACGCCGGAGGGGTCCAAGCTCTTCTCCGCCGACATTATCGTGGAGAATGAGGGAGCCCTGACGGCGGATATGGTGGCCTCTGCCACCGCCACTGTGAACGGTGAGACCGTGTACCCCTATGAGGCCGGCAAGCTGGCGTACTACCGCACCGGCGACCTGGTTTCCACGGTGGATGGCACGGTGATTTCCAGCAATCTGGTGGACTACCTGCAGGTGGCGCCCGGCCAGGTGCTGGTGCGCATCGACGGGGAGGAGAGCGAGAGCCAGCTCTTCACCATCCAGCAGAACCTGGACACTGCCCGGGAGGAGCTGAAGACTGCGGAGGAGAACCTGGCCAACTGCAACGCCAAGGCTCCCATTGACGGCATGGTAATCGGCCTGACCATCCAGCCCGGCGATGAGATCGCTGCAAATACCGCAGTGGTGACCATCTCGGACACCTCCAGCGTGGTGATTACCGCCAATGTGGACGAGCGGAACATCAGCTACATCAAGCCGGGGATGCCGGTGGAGCTGAGCCAGTGGGGGACCCCGGCCTTCGGCACCGTGGAGACGGTCAGCCTCTCCAGCACGGTGAACAACGGCGTGGCGACCTATCCTATCACCATCTCGGCGGACAACAGCGAGGGCACCCTGCAGGTCAACAGCTATATCGACTACACTCTAACTGCCAGTGAGAATGACAACTGCCTGGTCCTGCCGCTCCAGTGCGTGCGTACTGTGACCCAGGAGGACGGCTCCACCGTGAACGTGGTGTTTGTAAAGGGCAGTCGGCCGGACAACGCCATTGAGACGCCCACCCTGAGCGAGGAGATCCCGGAGGGCTTCTGGGCGGTGCCGGTGGAGATCGGCATCTCCGACAACTCCAATGTGGAGATCAAGTCCGGTGTGGAAGAGGGGACCGAGGTCTTCACACAGATCCAGTCCCTGCAGGCGTGGGGTTGA
- a CDS encoding TRAP transporter permease gives MALFKKHKTEPVPPEDTGAHDTSVGTAADVEAVMKKYDRESNTRVWEGLPKLVIRWLMVAFSAYCIIDTVFLSTRQEVRLPMFVGLILLFGFLTFPAKKGDERVNHMPWYDIVLLIAGPGAYFFYAVNAQNVVQMSARVMQNDLYMIIGLIGILALVELCRRCVGLPILCVAGVLLVYTFFNLGGSADFKMTLYQVIRTMFYTFNGIFGGPISVCAKFIVVFIIFGAFLERTGIAQFFINLANAVAGAAPGGPAKVAVISSALCGMVSGSSVGNTVTTGSVTIPMMKKTGYKPEFAGAVEAAASTGGQIMPPIMGAAAFLMAEFTGEPYGTIAMRAILPAVLYFTGIYIAVHLEAKKLGLKGIPREQLPRVRQLLPKIYLLAPLVLLVVMVSTNMYTMAFSAAIAIVAAVAVGLVNNVVEIASKSSNREDFLTFGKIIDALEGGAKGSITVAVACGVAGIISGCITVTGLASKLLSTIVSLSGGHMIIALALTMLCCIVLGMGVPTTANYCIMAATCAPILMDPSIGVTKMAAHFFVFYFGIVADITPPVALAAYAGSAIAKADPMKTGFNATKLAIAAFIVPYIFAFSPQMLFVDVTGAFQVVQICISALLGIFGVAAALNGFLYRPIPALLRVAMAVGGLGMMIPGTATDIAGFVLVVGIVLYQRFSARRAAMV, from the coding sequence ATGGCACTGTTCAAGAAACACAAGACGGAGCCTGTGCCGCCGGAGGATACCGGCGCCCACGATACCTCCGTGGGGACCGCCGCCGATGTGGAGGCGGTCATGAAAAAATACGACCGGGAGTCCAACACCCGGGTCTGGGAGGGTCTGCCGAAGCTGGTGATCCGCTGGCTGATGGTAGCGTTCTCCGCCTACTGCATCATCGACACTGTGTTCCTTTCCACCCGGCAGGAGGTTCGGCTGCCCATGTTCGTGGGGCTGATCCTGCTGTTCGGCTTCCTGACCTTCCCGGCCAAAAAAGGGGACGAGCGGGTCAACCACATGCCCTGGTATGACATCGTGCTGCTGATTGCCGGGCCCGGCGCCTACTTTTTCTACGCCGTCAATGCCCAGAACGTGGTCCAGATGTCCGCCCGGGTCATGCAGAACGACCTGTACATGATTATCGGCCTCATCGGTATCCTGGCCCTGGTGGAGCTGTGCCGCCGGTGCGTGGGCCTGCCGATCCTGTGCGTGGCCGGTGTGCTGCTGGTGTACACCTTCTTCAACCTGGGCGGCAGTGCAGATTTCAAGATGACCCTCTATCAGGTCATCCGCACCATGTTCTACACCTTCAACGGCATCTTCGGCGGCCCCATCAGCGTGTGCGCCAAGTTCATCGTGGTGTTCATCATCTTCGGCGCCTTCCTGGAGAGGACCGGCATCGCCCAGTTCTTCATCAACCTGGCCAATGCCGTGGCCGGTGCCGCCCCCGGCGGCCCCGCCAAGGTGGCCGTCATCTCCTCCGCCCTGTGCGGCATGGTGTCCGGCTCCTCCGTGGGCAACACCGTCACCACCGGCTCCGTCACCATCCCCATGATGAAGAAGACGGGCTACAAGCCGGAGTTCGCCGGCGCCGTGGAGGCGGCTGCCTCCACCGGCGGCCAGATCATGCCCCCCATCATGGGCGCCGCAGCCTTCCTGATGGCAGAGTTCACCGGCGAGCCCTACGGCACCATCGCCATGCGGGCCATCCTGCCGGCGGTGCTGTACTTCACCGGCATCTACATCGCCGTCCATCTGGAGGCCAAGAAGCTGGGCCTGAAGGGCATTCCCAGAGAGCAGCTGCCCCGCGTGCGCCAGCTGCTGCCCAAGATCTACCTTCTGGCGCCCCTGGTGCTGTTGGTGGTCATGGTCTCCACCAATATGTACACCATGGCCTTCTCCGCTGCCATCGCAATCGTGGCGGCCGTGGCCGTAGGCCTGGTCAACAACGTGGTGGAGATCGCCAGCAAGAGCAGCAACCGGGAGGACTTCCTCACCTTCGGCAAGATCATCGACGCCCTGGAGGGCGGCGCCAAGGGCTCCATCACTGTGGCGGTGGCCTGCGGCGTGGCCGGCATTATCTCCGGCTGCATCACGGTGACGGGCCTGGCCTCCAAGCTGTTGAGCACAATCGTCAGCCTCTCCGGCGGCCACATGATTATCGCCCTGGCGCTGACCATGCTCTGCTGCATCGTGCTGGGCATGGGCGTGCCGACCACCGCCAACTACTGCATCATGGCGGCCACCTGCGCTCCCATCCTGATGGATCCCTCCATCGGTGTCACCAAGATGGCGGCCCACTTCTTCGTGTTCTACTTCGGCATTGTGGCGGACATCACGCCGCCGGTGGCCCTGGCGGCCTATGCCGGCAGCGCCATTGCCAAGGCGGATCCCATGAAGACAGGGTTCAACGCCACGAAACTGGCCATAGCGGCCTTTATCGTGCCGTACATCTTCGCTTTCAGCCCCCAGATGCTCTTTGTGGATGTGACCGGTGCCTTCCAGGTGGTGCAGATCTGCATCAGCGCCCTGCTGGGCATCTTCGGCGTGGCGGCGGCCCTCAACGGATTCCTGTACCGGCCCATCCCCGCGCTGCTGCGGGTGGCCATGGCTGTGGGCGGCCTGGGTATGATGATCCCCGGCACGGCCACCGACATCGCCGGCTTTGTGTTGGTGGTTGGCATCGTCCTCTATCAGCGCTTCAGCGCCCGGCGCGCCGCCATGGTCTGA